The Tepidibacter aestuarii genome contains a region encoding:
- a CDS encoding YcdB/YcdC domain-containing protein — MKNRWILSLFVLVFIISSCTFVFADEKVSKDEAKKVAINTVEKYFDIDINDEFDVTVDKGYEEGTWDINICRGDKNYIDIDVFIESDKTVSSVYIYAHDKSDKEITKFGARKLADNIVNKMNPDKLKNTKCIEAEDDYSFDFKYRRVLNGVDFAYEGINITVDKESGRVSDYSLNWNNDLDIPKVENVIDKDKATKIIEDNIEMRYMYMNTYDKDGNEKVKLMYNPYYKTSSMVDAKDGELEYYIKNINRDIMSKENYKESISVKMPSYNLTEQEAKNFSIQKMKELLNEDINIKSIEELGDSNKENTSKGKAWGIKFSYKDEKENEVNGKLVIDKNNKEIIYMDTDFDKWDETDKKPKYTWEDGYERALQVIKDNCQTKGTNINTEIRKQKEYYEDEEGTVIYEKVARYTFNRVVNGIEYEDNDVTVYVDLNDNRVLAIESEWDNSKIFEDKSKALDSEKVKQLYLDKNEVKLCYVTIYDQESNKKETRLMYKMSKKEGMEDIYYIDALTGEFLDFDGEIINMN; from the coding sequence GCTAAGAAGGTAGCTATTAATACAGTTGAAAAATACTTCGATATAGATATTAATGATGAGTTTGATGTTACAGTTGATAAAGGTTATGAAGAAGGTACGTGGGATATAAATATATGCAGAGGAGATAAAAATTATATAGATATAGATGTGTTTATTGAATCTGATAAAACTGTATCTAGTGTATATATATATGCACATGATAAAAGTGATAAGGAAATTACTAAGTTTGGGGCTAGAAAGCTAGCAGACAATATAGTGAATAAAATGAATCCAGATAAATTAAAAAATACTAAATGCATAGAAGCAGAAGATGATTACAGTTTTGATTTTAAATATAGAAGAGTTTTGAATGGAGTAGATTTTGCATATGAAGGAATAAATATAACTGTAGATAAAGAAAGTGGTAGAGTATCTGATTATAGCTTGAATTGGAATAATGATCTGGATATTCCAAAGGTTGAAAATGTAATAGATAAGGATAAGGCTACAAAAATTATAGAAGATAATATAGAAATGAGATATATGTATATGAATACATATGATAAAGATGGAAATGAAAAAGTAAAACTTATGTATAATCCATATTACAAAACTTCAAGTATGGTAGATGCTAAAGATGGTGAACTTGAGTATTATATTAAGAATATTAATAGAGATATAATGAGTAAAGAAAACTATAAAGAATCTATATCAGTAAAAATGCCAAGCTATAATTTAACTGAGCAAGAGGCGAAAAATTTCTCAATACAAAAAATGAAAGAATTATTAAATGAAGATATTAATATAAAGAGCATAGAAGAACTTGGAGACTCTAATAAAGAAAATACATCAAAAGGAAAAGCTTGGGGCATTAAATTTAGTTATAAAGATGAAAAAGAAAATGAAGTAAACGGCAAATTAGTGATAGATAAAAATAACAAAGAAATAATATACATGGATACTGACTTCGATAAATGGGATGAGACAGATAAAAAGCCAAAGTATACATGGGAAGATGGATACGAAAGGGCTTTACAAGTTATAAAAGATAATTGCCAAACTAAAGGAACAAATATAAATACTGAAATTAGAAAGCAAAAGGAATATTACGAGGATGAAGAAGGAACTGTAATTTATGAAAAAGTTGCAAGATATACTTTTAATAGAGTTGTAAATGGAATAGAGTATGAAGATAATGATGTAACTGTGTATGTAGATTTAAATGACAATAGAGTATTGGCTATAGAATCTGAATGGGACAATAGTAAAATATTTGAAGATAAAAGTAAAGCTTTGGATAGTGAGAAGGTAAAACAATTATACCTTGATAAAAATGAAGTGAAGCTTTGTTATGTAACTATATACGATCAAGAAAGTAACAAAAAGGAGACAAGACTAATGTATAAGATGAGTAAAAAAGAAGGAATGGAAGATATATACTATATAGATGCTTTAACTGGAGAATTTTTAGATTTTGATGGTGAAATAATAAATATGAATTAA